One stretch of Caloenas nicobarica isolate bCalNic1 chromosome 2, bCalNic1.hap1, whole genome shotgun sequence DNA includes these proteins:
- the MSANTD3 gene encoding myb/SANT-like DNA-binding domain-containing protein 3, with product MQNEIIKPAKYFSEVEKSVLLALVEKYKYVLECKKSDARTIALKQRTWQALAHEYNSQPSVSLRDFKQLKKCWENIKARTKKIMAHERREKVKRSISPLINTHIIGKEKIASIMPEQMYFLQSPPEEDSEYQPDASSQESFVVSNRELCDEEKELVHFPVCEGTSQPEPSCSDVRIAADKNYRSKATQESALKKMHEEEHHQQMSILQLQLIQMNEVHVAKIQQIERECEMAEEEHRIKMEVLNKKKMYWERKLQTITKEWPVSSFNRPFPNSP from the exons ATGCAAAACGAAATAATTAAACCTGCTAAATACTTCTCGGAAGTGGAGAAGAGTGTGCTGCTTGCATTagttgaaaaatacaaatacgTGCTTGAATGTAAAAAAAGTGACGCAAGAACTATTGCTCTGAAACAACGTACCTGGCAAGCGCTAGCTCATGAATATAATTCACAGCCCAGTGTATCACTGCGAGACTTCAAACAGTTAAAGAAATGCTGGGAAAATATCAAGGCACGGACAAAAAAGATAATGGCACATGAAAGGCGGGAGAAGGTAAAAAGAAGTATTAGTCCGCTTATAAATACCCACATCATAGGGAAAGAGAAGATTGCCAGCATAATGCCTGAGCAAATGTACTTTTTGCAGAGCCCACCAGAAGAAGATTCTGAATATCAGCCTGATGCTTCTAGTCAAG AGTCATTTGTTGTCTCAAATAGAGAACTCTGTGatgaagagaaagaactggTACATTTCCCAGTATGTGAAGGTACCTCTCAACCTGAGCCTTCGTGTTCTGATGTCAGAATAGCAGCAGATAAGAACTACAGAAGTAAAGCAACTCAGGAAAGTGCTCTAAAAAAGATGCATGAAGAAGAACATCATCAGCAAATGTCAATTTTGCAACTGCAGTTAATCCAAATGAATGAAGTTCATGTGgcaaaaatacagcaaatagaAAGAGAGTGTGAGATGGCCGAAGAGGaacacaggataaaaatggAAGtgctaaataaaaagaaaatgtattggGAGAGAAAACTGCAGACCATCACAAAAGAATGGCCTGTATCATCCTTCAACAGGCCCTTTCCTAATTCACCATAG